A genomic window from Silene latifolia isolate original U9 population chromosome Y, ASM4854445v1, whole genome shotgun sequence includes:
- the LOC141628903 gene encoding uncharacterized protein LOC141628903 yields the protein MLYQLPNSHLSGHDEDLLITNAKEMFKSQNKNRKFSYIHSWKILRVAQKWKGFANPQSGSAKRTRNLSSGAYTSSSSNPNISEVDNNVEVIKERPIGQKAAKEATRNKGKAKKAARAIDEKWNNYKDMQDRRLALCEDVIRQKDE from the coding sequence ATGTTATATCAATTACCAAATAGTCACCTAAGTGGTCACGACGAAGACCTTTTAATAACCAATGCCAAGGAGATGTTCAAATCACAAAACAAGAATAGAAAATTTTCTTATATACATTCTTGGAAAATTCTTCGAGTTGCCCAAAAATGGAAAGGGTTCGCTAATCCACAAAGCGGTTCCGCAAAGAGAACAAGAAATTTATCTTCTGGAGCATATACTTCATCTTCCTCAAATCCTAATATAAGTGAAGTTGATAACAATGTAGAAGTGATAAAGGAACGACCAATAGGACAAAAGGCAGCGAAAGAAGCAACACGAAATAAAGGCAAGGCAAAAAAAGCTGCTAGGGCCATTGATGAGAAGTGGAATAATTATAAAGATATGCAGGATAGAAGACTTGCGTTATGTGAAGATGTCATTCGACAAAAAGATGAATAA